A window of Streptomyces broussonetiae genomic DNA:
CGCCGAGCAGGGCGCACGCGGCGAGGATCGTGGGGTGCGGCAGGCCGCCGAACTCCTTCTGCGGCGGCGAGGCGAGCGCGATGGACTCGACCCCGGCCTCCTGGGCCGGCACGACGTTCATGACCACGGAGGACGGGTACACCGAGCGGCCGCCGGGCGCGTACAGACCGACGCGCTCGACCGGCACCCACTTCTCGGTCACCGAGCCGCCGGGCACCACCTGGGTGGTGTGCGTGCTGCGGCGCTGCTCGCGGTGGACCAGGCGGGCGCGGCGGATGGACTCCTCCAGAGCGGCGCGCACGGCCGGGTCGAGGGCGGCCAGCGCGTCGGTGAGCGCCTGGGCCGGCACACGGACGGATTCCAGCCGTACTCCGTCGAACTTCTCGGCGAAGTCGATCAGCGCCGCGTCGCCGCGATGATGCACGGCCTCGCAGATCGGACGCACCTTCTCCAGGGCGGCCTGAACGTCGAAGTCGGCTCGGGGCAGCAGGTCGCGCAGGGCCGGGCCCTCGGGAAGGGCGTCGCCGCGCAGATCGATTCGGGAGATCACGGACTCAATTCTCTCAGACCGGGGTCCGGCAGCGTGCGCGCGTATCAATGGCTGATACAGAACGTGGCCGAACTCGGAAGATCACCTTCACCTCTAGTGTTCCGGCAGTCACTCAGCGGGCATGAACGGTTGTACGAAAAGCCCTGAATGAAACGGAACGGTGGAGGGAGAAGGAACAACGGTGACCGAGGAGGCCGGCTTCCGTGCCGGCGACGTGCCGGAGGAGCTGACGGCGGCCGAGGCGGGCATGTGGCAGGCCTTCCGCAACGGCAGCGTGTACGACCTGAGCAGCGGGGACGCCGTGGTGGACGATCCACACGGCGGGCATCCCTGGGGGCCCGAGCGGACCGTGCGGGCGCGGATCGTGTGCTGGCTGCTGCTGGACGGACCGCCCGCGCTCGCGGGCCGGGTGTCCTCCCTCAAGCTCGTCGGCGTCCGGATCACCGGCTCGCTGGACCTGGCGGGCGGCACGGTCACGCCCTACGTGGAGCTGCGCGACTGCCGCTTCGACGGCGAGGTGCTGCTGCCGGAGGCCCGGTTCACGACCCTGCGCCTGGTGGGCTGCGCGGTCCCGCGGCTGGAGGCGGCCCGTGTGCACACCGAGGGCGACCTGCATCTGCTGCGCTGCCGCTTCCAGAACGGGATCCGGCTGACCGACGCGCACATCGGCACCGACCTGCTGCTCAACCAGGCGATCGTGTACCGCGACCGCAGCGGCCGCTCGATCGCGGCGGACGGCCTGAGCGTCGGCCAGGACCTCCAGGCGGAGATGCTGGAGTCGCACGGCGAGCTGAGCCTGCGCAGCGCCAAGGTCGGCGTGTCGCTCAGCCTGCGGGGCGCGAGGCTGTCCAACGCCTACGGCCGACTCGCCCTGAACGCCCCCCAGCTGACCGTCGAGCGCACCCTGTATCTGACCCCGGCCGGCGTGGGCAGCCCGCTGCTGAGCGGTACGACACCCGCGCGCGGGACGCGGATCCAGCGCTTCGAGTGCCGCGGCGGGATACGGCTGGACGACGGGCGGTTCGGGGACGCGGTCGACCTGGAGCGGGCGCGGTTCGCCTTCGCCGACGACCAGGAGCTGTCGCTGCGCCGGGTGCACTCGCCCGAGCTGCGCTTCCTCGGGGACAGGCCGCGCCGCGGCAAGGTCGTGCTGTCCGGCGCGCGGATCGTCAACCTGGTGGACCGCGCGGGCGCCTGGCCGGAGGCCGGCAATCTGCACATGGCCGGGTTCGCCTACGAGAACCTGGTGCCGCAGGGCCCCTTCCCGCTGACCCAGCGCCTGGACTGGGTGGCGGCGGCCACCGCGGAGTACGCCCCGGAGCCGTACGAGCGGCTGGCGACCGTGCTGCGCGCGGCCGGCGAGGACGAGGACGCGCGCGAGGTGCTGCTCGCCAAGCAGCGCCGGCGCCGCGAGACGCTGCCGCTCGCCGCGAAGGCCCTGGGCTACATCCAGGACTGGACGGTCGCCTACGGCTACCGGCCGGGCCGGGCCGCGGTGTGGATGGCGGTGCTGTGGGCGGCGGGCACGCTGGCCTTCGCGCACGCCGACCATCCGCCGGCGAACCACGACGAGCATCCGTACTGGAGCCCGGCCCTGTTCACCCTGGACCTGCTGCTGCCGGTGATCGACCTGGGCCAGGTCTCCGAGTGGCATCTGCACGGCGGCTGGGAGTGGCTGGAGAGCGCGATGATCCTGCTCGGCTGGATACTCGCGACGACGGTGGCGGCGGGAGCGACGCGGCTGCTGCGGCGGAACTGAATCCGAGTGCACGTACGGGACGGCGACCGCGTCGTCACCTTTACTCCTCCTTGACCGCGCGCCGTACAACTTTTCCCGACTTGCCCCAACCCTCTGGCGCGCCCCCGACCTGCGGTCTTTCAATGGTCGACACCATGGCTCCGCTGCCTTCGTTCATCCGCTGGGCCCGGATGACCAAACGCTCCGCGCGCCCGGCCGGCCTGCCCGCGGCCGGGGACGAGGCCGTGCTCGACGCGCCCGACGACCGCCTCTCCCCCGCACTGGTCGCCGCCGCCCGGGGCGAGTACGAAACGGCGGCCACCCTGCTGGCCGCCACCCGCGCCGTGGCCGCCTGGGAGAACCATGACCGGTACGTACGGCATCTGGCCGCCTTCGCCCGCTCGCGCCCCGAATGGTTCGAGGCCTGGCGCACGACCGCGCCTCAGGACCCCGGCGCGCTGCTGGTCGGGGCTCAGCTGGCGGTGGACCGCGCCTGGCCCTCGCCGGCCCGCGCCGAGCTGCTGCGCGAGGTGAGCCCGCTGATCACCGCCGCCGCCCGCGCCGACGACCGCGATCCGGTGCCCTGGCGGATCGCGTTGGACCACGCGCGCGGCTCCGTGGCCGGGCACCGCTATGTCGAGGAGCTGTGGGAGGCGGCCGTACGGCGTGCCCCGCACCACCACGGCTGCCATGTGGCCGCCCTGCGCTACCTGGCTGCCTCCTGGCACGGGGCGCACCGCGAGTGCCTCGACTTCGCCGACCGGGCCGCCCAGGACGCGCCGGCCGACTCGTTCGTGCAGGCACTGCCCGCTCGCGCGGCCTTCGGCTACCTGACCGACGGCTGCGGCCCCGAGGTGCCGCGCGCCCGGCTGGATGCCGCCGCGGACCGGGCCCTCGCGCTGTCCGCCCGTCAACCGGCGGCCGACCCCTGGTCCGCCGGGATCCGCAACAAGCTGCTGTACGTCCTCGTGCGCCTGGAGCGCTGGGAGGACGCCCGCGCCCAGCTCGGCCTGATCGGCCCGTACGTCACGTCCTTCCCCTGGGACCGGTTCTCCGACGACCCGCTCGGCCACTTCCTGCGGCTGCGCGAACACCTGCTGTCCCCCGGTCCTCGACCCCTGCCCGCGGGGTCCGCGACCGGGTCCCCGGTCTCGCTCGGCGGGCACGGCGGACACGTTCGCCCCGGCGCCCACTAGGCTGGGGCGCCGTGACCACCGTCCGTCTCCCGCTGTTCCCGCTGAACACCGTGCTGTTCCCGGGGCTCGTGCTGCCGCTGAACGTCTTCGAGGAGCGCTATCGCGCCATGATGCGCGAGTTGCTCAAGACTCCCGAGGACGAGCCGCGCCGGTTCGCCGTCGTGGCGATCCGCGACGGCTACGAGGTGGCGCCGAGCGCCCCCGGCATGCCGGATCCCACGGCACAGCCCGAGCGGGGGCCGGCGGCCGGCTTCGGCCCGGATCCGCTCAAGGCCTTCCACGGGGTGGGCTGTGTGGCGGACGCGGCGACGATCCGCGAGCGGGCCGACGGCACCTTCGAGGTGCTGGCGACGGGGACGAGCCGGGTGCGGCTGCTGTCCGTGGACGCGTCGGGTCCCTTCCTCACCGGGGAGCTGGAGGAGCTGCCGGAGGAACCGGGCGACGAGGCGGGCGCGCTGGCCGAAGGGGTGCTGCGCTCCTTCCGGCAGTACCAGAAACGCCTGGCCGGCGCACGCGAGCGCTCGCTGTCCTCGGGCGCCGAGCTGCCGGACGACCCGAGCGTGGTGTCGTATCTGGTGGCCGCCGCGATGGTGCACGACACGCCGACCAAGCAGCGGCTGCTGCAGGCACCGGATACCGCCTCGCGCCTGCGTGACGAGCTGAAACTCCTTCGCGCCGAGACGGCCATCATCCGTAGCCTGCCGTCGCTGCCCGCGTTCGAGCTGACGCGGACGCCGACGAGTCTGAACTGAGGAAGCCGGATGGCGAAGAAGCAGAAGAAGCAGCCGCAGTCCGGGGGAACGCCCGCGACCGTCGCGCTGACGGCGGCCGGTGTGGACTTCACGGTCCACTCCTACGACCACGATCCCGCCCACCCGTCCTACGGCGAGGAGGCGGCCGAGGCGATGGGTGTCTCGCCCGACCGTGTCTTCAAGACGCTGGTCGCGGACGTGGACGGCGCACTGACGGTGGCCGTGGTGCCGGTCTCCGGCTCCCTGGACCTCAAGGCCCTCGCGGCGGCGGTGGGCGGCAAGCGGGCGGCCATGGCCGACCCGGCGCTCGCGGAGCGGACGACCGGCTACGTCCGCGGCGGCATCTCCCCGCTGGGCCAGCGCAAGCGGCTGCGGACGGTGCTGGACGACTCGGCCGAGGCGCACGCGACCATCTGTGTGTCGGCGGGCCGCCGGGGCCTGGAGGTGGAACTGGCGCCGGGCGTCCTGGTGCAGCTCACGGAGTCTGTGCTGGCGCCGGTCGGGCGGGGCTG
This region includes:
- the ybaK gene encoding Cys-tRNA(Pro) deacylase; the encoded protein is MAKKQKKQPQSGGTPATVALTAAGVDFTVHSYDHDPAHPSYGEEAAEAMGVSPDRVFKTLVADVDGALTVAVVPVSGSLDLKALAAAVGGKRAAMADPALAERTTGYVRGGISPLGQRKRLRTVLDDSAEAHATICVSAGRRGLEVELAPGVLVQLTESVLAPVGRG
- a CDS encoding oxidoreductase, whose product is MTEEAGFRAGDVPEELTAAEAGMWQAFRNGSVYDLSSGDAVVDDPHGGHPWGPERTVRARIVCWLLLDGPPALAGRVSSLKLVGVRITGSLDLAGGTVTPYVELRDCRFDGEVLLPEARFTTLRLVGCAVPRLEAARVHTEGDLHLLRCRFQNGIRLTDAHIGTDLLLNQAIVYRDRSGRSIAADGLSVGQDLQAEMLESHGELSLRSAKVGVSLSLRGARLSNAYGRLALNAPQLTVERTLYLTPAGVGSPLLSGTTPARGTRIQRFECRGGIRLDDGRFGDAVDLERARFAFADDQELSLRRVHSPELRFLGDRPRRGKVVLSGARIVNLVDRAGAWPEAGNLHMAGFAYENLVPQGPFPLTQRLDWVAAATAEYAPEPYERLATVLRAAGEDEDAREVLLAKQRRRRETLPLAAKALGYIQDWTVAYGYRPGRAAVWMAVLWAAGTLAFAHADHPPANHDEHPYWSPALFTLDLLLPVIDLGQVSEWHLHGGWEWLESAMILLGWILATTVAAGATRLLRRN
- a CDS encoding LON peptidase substrate-binding domain-containing protein; amino-acid sequence: MTTVRLPLFPLNTVLFPGLVLPLNVFEERYRAMMRELLKTPEDEPRRFAVVAIRDGYEVAPSAPGMPDPTAQPERGPAAGFGPDPLKAFHGVGCVADAATIRERADGTFEVLATGTSRVRLLSVDASGPFLTGELEELPEEPGDEAGALAEGVLRSFRQYQKRLAGARERSLSSGAELPDDPSVVSYLVAAAMVHDTPTKQRLLQAPDTASRLRDELKLLRAETAIIRSLPSLPAFELTRTPTSLN